One window of the Nocardia huaxiensis genome contains the following:
- a CDS encoding nuclear transport factor 2 family protein: protein MSQPELDLIERVYRAFDTHDLAAIATLFSPEVQIRQTTELPWGGHFRGHAGAAEFFTTLLKHIDSKVIRERLFVAGDRVVQTGRTVGTTAAGVAFDVPEVHVWRVHDGRITAYDAYIDTPAMLAALGGRP from the coding sequence ATGTCTCAACCCGAGCTCGACCTGATCGAGCGCGTCTACCGCGCCTTCGACACCCACGATTTGGCCGCCATCGCAACACTTTTCAGCCCGGAGGTGCAGATCCGGCAGACCACCGAGCTGCCGTGGGGCGGCCATTTCCGGGGACACGCGGGCGCGGCCGAATTCTTCACGACACTGCTGAAACATATCGACAGCAAGGTGATTCGCGAACGGCTGTTCGTCGCGGGCGACCGGGTGGTGCAGACCGGGCGCACCGTGGGGACGACCGCCGCGGGTGTCGCCTTCGATGTCCCGGAGGTGCACGTGTGGCGGGTCCATGATGGACGGATCACCGCCTACGACGCCTACATCGACACCCCCGCCATGCTCGCGGCCCTCGGCGGCCGGCCATGA
- a CDS encoding TetR/AcrR family transcriptional regulator produces the protein MGFGKPGRPREDRLARQQEIFTAVRPLLLPGRTRELTMTQVAKHAHMSVGGLYHYFPSKRALVLFGMDPANLQRVCADFRREHATLAQTDPRALLTASLDTLAWAAIHYVQPSALAAVELDAGTFRAALEEVLTTELIGLMETVALAHPELTTAQAEELQLSLRRVCTLAFVDPAMTRSQLRDQLQATLDGTLLHSGGAADRRAS, from the coding sequence ATGGGATTCGGAAAACCCGGCCGCCCACGGGAAGACCGGCTGGCGCGGCAGCAGGAGATTTTCACCGCGGTCCGGCCGCTGCTGCTCCCGGGGCGCACCCGCGAACTGACCATGACACAGGTGGCCAAACACGCGCACATGTCGGTGGGCGGGCTCTACCACTACTTCCCGAGCAAACGGGCGCTGGTGCTGTTCGGCATGGATCCGGCGAACCTGCAGCGGGTGTGCGCGGATTTCCGGCGCGAGCACGCGACGCTGGCACAGACCGATCCGCGTGCGCTGCTGACGGCCAGTCTGGACACCCTGGCCTGGGCCGCAATCCATTACGTGCAGCCCTCTGCGCTGGCAGCGGTCGAACTGGATGCCGGGACCTTCCGCGCCGCGCTCGAGGAGGTGCTGACCACCGAATTGATCGGGCTGATGGAGACCGTCGCGCTGGCACATCCGGAGTTGACCACCGCGCAGGCCGAGGAGCTCCAGCTGTCCCTGCGCCGCGTGTGCACCCTGGCCTTCGTCGATCCGGCCATGACGCGATCCCAATTGCGGGATCAGTTGCAGGCCACCCTGGACGGAACGCTGTTGCATTCCGGTGGGGCGGCCGATCGCCGCGCCTCGTAG
- a CDS encoding polyketide cyclase / dehydrase and lipid transport, with protein MSSIQVADQTFVAAPGSAVGEVLADRARWRQWWPDLQLQVREDRGDKGIRWTVTGALDGTMEVWLESMLDGVILHYFLHAEPKGGVEGMSIRDLMAANRVRRVAGKKMSFEIKARLEAGRPAGVAPAAR; from the coding sequence GTGAGCAGTATCCAGGTTGCCGACCAGACGTTCGTCGCCGCGCCGGGCTCGGCCGTGGGCGAGGTGCTGGCAGATCGGGCCCGCTGGCGTCAATGGTGGCCGGACCTGCAGTTGCAGGTGCGGGAAGACCGGGGCGACAAGGGAATTCGCTGGACGGTCACCGGGGCGCTGGACGGCACCATGGAGGTGTGGCTGGAGTCCATGCTCGACGGGGTGATCCTGCACTACTTCCTGCACGCCGAACCCAAGGGCGGCGTCGAAGGTATGTCCATCCGGGATCTCATGGCCGCCAATCGGGTGCGCCGGGTCGCGGGGAAGAAGATGTCCTTCGAGATCAAGGCCAGGCTCGAGGCCGGCCGCCCGGCCGGTGTAGCGCCCGCGGCGCGCTGA
- a CDS encoding SRPBCC family protein: MADRTQRSIVIDAPSDRVMAVIADLESYPEWVAAARSVEVLEKYPDGRARTARFVLDAGVVKDNYTLSYTWRPDGKAVSWTLVAGDLQKAQDGTYELIALPDGGTQVVYELTVDLNIPMIGMFKRKAEKVITDTALKELKKRVEG, from the coding sequence ATGGCCGATCGGACTCAGAGGTCGATCGTGATCGACGCCCCCTCGGATCGAGTGATGGCCGTGATCGCGGATCTGGAGTCGTATCCGGAATGGGTCGCCGCGGCCCGCTCGGTCGAAGTGCTGGAGAAGTACCCGGACGGGCGCGCCCGCACTGCCCGGTTCGTTCTGGATGCCGGGGTCGTCAAGGACAATTACACGCTGTCCTACACCTGGCGGCCGGACGGCAAGGCGGTCAGCTGGACCCTCGTCGCCGGTGACCTGCAGAAGGCGCAGGACGGCACCTACGAGCTCATCGCCCTGCCCGACGGCGGCACCCAGGTGGTGTACGAGCTCACCGTCGACCTGAACATCCCCATGATCGGCATGTTCAAACGCAAAGCCGAGAAGGTCATCACCGACACGGCCCTGAAGGAACTCAAGAAACGGGTCGAAGGCTGA
- a CDS encoding glycosyltransferase family 4 protein yields MGRTLLVTNDFPPRPGGIQSYLHALTLQLPPDELVVYAPRWRGDSHRKFDAAQPFQVVRHPTTLMLPTPLVMRRAAKLLRDEQCDRVWFGAAAPLALMSPVLRRKGAERILASTHGHEVGWSMLPGARQALRVIGDHTDVVTYVSKYTRRRFSAAFGAQSALEYLPPAVDSEVFKPDPAARAELRARYGLGDRPTILCLSRLVPRKGQDMLITAMPEIKRRVDGAVLVIAGSGPYEEKLRVFADAMGLSKDVIFTGRVPSKELAAHHTIADVFAMPCRTRGFGLDVEGLGIVFLEASATGVPVVAGNSGGAPETVREGETGRVVGGRDIQAITDAIVEILSDRDAAAAMGAAGRQWVQRQWRWDLMGARLRELLGSAGTEPGTADTEQIHHLR; encoded by the coding sequence ATGGGGCGAACGCTGCTGGTTACCAATGACTTCCCGCCGCGACCGGGCGGAATCCAGTCGTACCTGCATGCGCTGACCCTGCAGTTGCCGCCCGATGAGCTGGTGGTTTACGCGCCACGCTGGCGTGGGGACAGCCATCGCAAGTTCGACGCGGCCCAGCCGTTCCAGGTGGTGCGCCATCCCACCACGCTCATGCTGCCGACGCCGCTGGTCATGCGGCGCGCGGCCAAACTGCTGCGCGACGAGCAGTGCGATCGCGTGTGGTTCGGGGCGGCCGCGCCGCTGGCCCTGATGTCGCCGGTGCTGCGGCGCAAGGGCGCGGAACGGATCCTCGCGTCCACGCACGGGCACGAGGTGGGCTGGTCCATGCTGCCGGGGGCGCGGCAGGCGCTGCGCGTGATCGGCGACCACACCGATGTCGTCACCTATGTCAGCAAGTACACGCGGCGGCGGTTCTCGGCGGCCTTCGGAGCTCAGTCGGCGCTCGAATACCTGCCGCCCGCAGTGGATTCCGAGGTGTTCAAACCGGATCCGGCGGCGCGCGCGGAATTGCGCGCCCGCTACGGGCTGGGGGACCGGCCCACCATTCTGTGCCTGTCCCGCCTCGTTCCGCGCAAGGGGCAGGACATGCTGATCACGGCCATGCCGGAGATCAAGCGGCGGGTGGACGGGGCCGTGCTGGTTATCGCGGGCAGCGGCCCGTACGAGGAGAAGCTGCGCGTCTTCGCCGATGCCATGGGACTGTCCAAGGACGTGATCTTCACCGGGCGCGTGCCGTCCAAGGAGCTCGCCGCCCACCACACCATCGCCGACGTCTTCGCCATGCCGTGCCGCACGCGCGGTTTCGGCCTCGATGTGGAGGGTCTCGGCATCGTGTTCCTGGAAGCCTCCGCGACGGGAGTGCCCGTGGTCGCGGGCAATTCGGGCGGAGCGCCCGAAACCGTCCGCGAGGGTGAGACCGGCAGGGTGGTCGGCGGCCGCGATATCCAGGCCATCACCGACGCCATCGTGGAGATCCTCTCCGATCGCGACGCCGCCGCGGCCATGGGTGCGGCGGGCCGGCAGTGGGTGCAGCGGCAATGGCGCTGGGACCTCATGGGCGCGCGTCTGCGCGAGCTGCTCGGCAGCGCCGGCACCGAGCCGGGCACAGCAGACACCGAGCAGATCCACCACCTGCGCTAG